Proteins from a single region of Murdochiella vaginalis:
- the upp gene encoding uracil phosphoribosyltransferase: MGKLVVLDHPLIQHKVSILRDKNTGTNEFRHLVQEIALLEAYEALRDLQLEEYALETPMESTIGYRLAGKKLCIVPVLRAGLGMVDSFLDIVPTAKVGHVGLYRDPDTHLPVQYYLKLPQDVSNRDVFVLDPMLATGGSMVASIDFLKEAGCKKITAVCIIGAPEGVKLVQEKHPDVDIVMAALDRELNENAYILPGLGDAGDRLFGTK; the protein is encoded by the coding sequence ATGGGAAAACTGGTTGTATTGGATCATCCACTGATTCAACATAAAGTATCAATTTTGAGGGATAAAAATACCGGAACGAACGAGTTTCGTCATCTGGTGCAGGAAATTGCTCTACTGGAGGCATATGAAGCCTTGCGGGATCTGCAATTGGAAGAATATGCACTGGAGACGCCGATGGAGTCGACGATAGGCTATCGCCTGGCGGGAAAGAAACTTTGCATCGTTCCGGTTTTACGTGCCGGATTGGGCATGGTGGATTCTTTCCTGGATATTGTTCCAACGGCAAAAGTGGGACATGTCGGCTTATATCGTGATCCCGATACGCATCTTCCAGTACAGTATTATCTAAAATTGCCACAAGATGTCTCCAATCGCGATGTCTTTGTTCTGGACCCGATGCTGGCAACGGGCGGATCCATGGTAGCGTCCATCGATTTTCTCAAAGAGGCGGGATGCAAAAAAATCACGGCGGTCTGCATTATCGGAGCTCCGGAGGGCGTAAAGCTGGTACAGGAGAAACATCCCGATGTCGATATCGTGATGGCTGCATTGGATCGCGAACTCAATGAAAACGCCTATATCTTGCCGGGCTTGGGTGATGCTGGCGACCGCCTTTTCGGAACGAAGTAA
- the murA gene encoding UDP-N-acetylglucosamine 1-carboxyvinyltransferase, with protein MEYIRVRNRGPLEGSVTISGAKNAALPILAASLLGTEEIVLEQVPPLKDVEVMIEVLRALDVKVEYLDAETIRIDASQVTKTVTPGELMNRMRASFVVMGPLLTRLGRTFTQMPGGCNIGKRPVDLHLKGFKALGAEIDEEPDAVGAKAPDGGLVGGKVYLDFPSVGATQNIMMAATLAKGESIIENAAKEPEITDLANFLNKMGAKVRGAGTSTITVQGVKKLHGARHTIIPDRIEASTFIVAAAMTGGTVEVQNVLSAHIRPILAKIQEVGVRIEESDDDSIVVQSNGRLKATKIRTLPYPGFPTDVQAQFMALMCIAKGQSFVEETVFENRFMHVDELNKMGALIVTDGNEAIIRGVEHLVGAKVNATDLRAGAALVLAGLVADGETQVHNVYHLDRGYYRFEEKLKGLGADVERFVE; from the coding sequence ATGGAATATATTCGCGTACGCAATCGCGGCCCACTGGAAGGAAGTGTCACCATTAGCGGTGCGAAAAATGCCGCATTGCCGATTCTTGCCGCGTCGTTGCTGGGCACGGAAGAAATCGTGTTGGAACAGGTGCCTCCGCTGAAGGATGTGGAAGTGATGATTGAGGTGCTGCGTGCGCTGGACGTCAAAGTGGAGTATTTGGATGCGGAAACCATTCGCATCGATGCCTCTCAGGTGACGAAAACGGTGACCCCGGGAGAGCTGATGAACCGCATGCGCGCTTCTTTTGTGGTCATGGGGCCGTTGCTCACACGCTTGGGTCGAACCTTTACCCAGATGCCGGGCGGATGCAATATTGGCAAAAGACCGGTAGATTTGCATTTAAAGGGATTTAAGGCGCTGGGTGCGGAGATTGACGAAGAGCCGGATGCCGTGGGCGCCAAGGCGCCGGACGGCGGCTTGGTGGGCGGAAAAGTGTATCTCGATTTTCCCTCCGTGGGCGCAACGCAAAATATCATGATGGCTGCGACCCTGGCCAAGGGAGAGTCCATTATCGAAAATGCGGCGAAAGAGCCGGAAATTACCGATTTGGCGAACTTCCTCAATAAAATGGGCGCGAAAGTGCGCGGAGCGGGTACCTCGACGATTACGGTGCAGGGCGTAAAGAAATTGCACGGTGCACGACACACCATTATTCCCGATCGTATTGAGGCCTCGACTTTTATTGTGGCGGCGGCGATGACCGGCGGTACCGTGGAAGTGCAGAATGTGCTTTCTGCACACATCCGACCGATTTTGGCAAAGATTCAGGAAGTGGGTGTGCGCATTGAAGAAAGCGATGACGATTCGATAGTGGTCCAGTCGAACGGCAGGTTGAAAGCCACTAAAATTCGTACCTTGCCGTATCCCGGTTTTCCGACCGATGTGCAGGCGCAATTTATGGCGCTCATGTGCATTGCGAAAGGGCAAAGCTTTGTCGAAGAAACCGTCTTTGAGAATCGGTTCATGCATGTGGACGAACTCAATAAGATGGGGGCACTCATCGTGACGGATGGCAACGAGGCCATTATTCGCGGGGTGGAGCATCTTGTCGGGGCAAAGGTAAACGCTACAGACTTACGTGCCGGCGCCGCATTGGTGTTGGCGGGATTGGTAGCGGATGGCGA
- a CDS encoding putative manganese-dependent inorganic diphosphatase yields MGGKEILYISGHQIPDTDSICSAIAYAELKNRTTDYEAIPIRLGDVNAETQFALRYFGLKAPAFRDTMQAQLSEIDIDTSYGISPLTTLARATQIIQENHQNSLSIVDDDQKLIGVISLSNITNSYATAWNDNILGRSDTPLENIVEVLSGQIVYMPEHPRERTGSIHIHAMDHINEVIGENDIVVVGDRTKAQEETIRIGASVIILTNNAKLAEGMEELCKTYRVTVLRTPNSTYSTARLLPQAVPVRFLMTSEGLVTFHQSEYLDEVREMMATTRFRSYPVLDGQGRVVGSISRYHLINTPKKKIVLVDHNESTQSVLDLNRADILEIIDHHRVANVNTPSPIYVRVMPVGCTATIISQMYFEQGVRPSRAAAGMMCSAIISDTLLLRSPTTTALDRLALERLAPIAGINVEEYAMAMFRAGTDLTGKDPIDLLTADVKPFDIEGEKVKVAQVFTLNSQSLVDMESDLMETMQQLRREQGLDTYLLVVTDIFAENSLIFVDGAHAKEIAEEFHASLEKNCFLGVGLLSRKKQLVPKLTAAIGRAKEKIR; encoded by the coding sequence GTGGGAGGAAAAGAGATTCTGTATATTTCTGGGCATCAAATCCCGGATACCGATTCCATTTGTTCGGCGATTGCGTATGCCGAATTGAAAAATCGAACAACCGATTATGAAGCCATTCCGATTCGATTGGGGGACGTGAACGCGGAAACGCAATTTGCGCTGCGCTATTTTGGCCTGAAGGCGCCGGCATTTCGCGATACGATGCAGGCGCAACTATCCGAAATCGACATCGATACCAGCTATGGCATTTCGCCCTTGACCACATTGGCGCGCGCGACACAGATCATCCAAGAGAACCATCAGAACTCCCTATCCATCGTAGATGATGATCAAAAGCTCATCGGGGTGATTTCTCTTTCCAATATTACAAATTCCTATGCGACGGCATGGAATGACAACATTCTTGGTCGATCGGATACACCGCTGGAAAATATTGTCGAAGTCCTTTCCGGACAGATCGTGTACATGCCCGAACATCCGCGGGAACGCACCGGATCGATTCATATTCATGCCATGGACCATATTAATGAAGTGATTGGGGAAAATGACATTGTCGTGGTGGGCGATCGTACCAAAGCACAGGAAGAAACCATACGTATCGGCGCTTCGGTCATCATTCTGACCAACAATGCGAAGCTGGCGGAAGGCATGGAGGAGCTGTGCAAGACCTACCGTGTGACGGTATTGCGCACGCCCAATTCCACCTATTCAACCGCGCGTCTCTTGCCACAGGCAGTTCCGGTGCGCTTTCTTATGACCTCGGAAGGGCTTGTGACTTTTCATCAGTCGGAATATTTGGATGAAGTGCGTGAAATGATGGCAACGACGCGTTTTCGCTCCTATCCGGTGTTGGATGGGCAGGGACGTGTAGTGGGATCCATCAGTCGATACCATTTGATCAACACGCCTAAGAAAAAAATTGTGCTGGTCGATCACAATGAGTCCACCCAATCTGTTCTCGACTTGAACCGCGCCGATATTCTGGAGATTATTGATCATCATCGCGTGGCAAACGTCAATACGCCAAGTCCCATTTATGTTCGCGTGATGCCGGTAGGCTGTACCGCAACGATTATCTCACAGATGTACTTTGAGCAGGGGGTTCGTCCCTCACGCGCGGCTGCCGGCATGATGTGTTCCGCCATCATTTCCGATACGCTGTTGCTGCGCTCGCCGACTACCACGGCACTGGATCGTCTGGCCTTGGAGCGTCTCGCTCCTATTGCCGGCATTAATGTTGAAGAATACGCCATGGCCATGTTCCGTGCGGGCACCGATTTAACGGGAAAAGACCCGATCGATCTTCTGACAGCGGATGTCAAGCCGTTTGATATCGAAGGAGAGAAGGTCAAGGTTGCGCAGGTGTTCACGTTAAACAGTCAAAGCTTGGTGGATATGGAATCGGATCTGATGGAAACCATGCAGCAGCTGCGTCGTGAACAGGGATTGGATACGTATCTTCTGGTGGTGACGGATATCTTTGCCGAAAATTCGCTGATTTTTGTGGACGGCGCCCATGCAAAGGAGATTGCAGAGGAATTTCATGCAAGCCTGGAAAAGAATTGCTTTTTGGGTGTGGGGCTCCTTTCTCGTAAAAAGCAGCTTGTGCCGAAGCTGACAGCTGCCATCGGACGGGCAAAGGAGAAGATACGATGA
- a CDS encoding L-threonylcarbamoyladenylate synthase, producing the protein MSRFADQEWNAEQDAPSEFHYTTKVLPALHADAPAIVEAAKWICRGELVAFPTETVYGLGADGLNDAAVAKIFAAKGRPQDNPLILHIATLDMLDPLVKDVLPAHYSALQRLWPGPITFIFEKSERVPDRVTAGGSTVAIRMPTSEVARALIAQANTPIAAPSANRSGRPSPTTASDVLEDMDGRIPLILNGGACDIGVESTVVDLTEDPAVILRPGYYPPSMLDTFFPGIYLDPALVGDNRISAPAEKAPSLQTLPPPKSPGMKYRHYAPRARVTVYMGKEEAVKSRMMDDFHVLHAQGERVGFMVFEEAAKELSLLLSPEDAVVRSLGTEGMMDTMGQRIFRLMRELDRHHCDAIFIHGVESVGYGIAIMNRLRKAAGGNIIHVS; encoded by the coding sequence ATGAGTCGCTTTGCGGATCAGGAGTGGAACGCAGAACAGGATGCGCCGAGCGAGTTCCACTATACGACAAAGGTATTGCCTGCTCTTCATGCCGATGCTCCGGCCATCGTCGAAGCGGCCAAATGGATTTGCCGCGGTGAGCTGGTGGCGTTTCCGACGGAGACGGTCTACGGTTTAGGTGCAGACGGTCTGAATGATGCGGCGGTAGCGAAAATCTTTGCAGCGAAAGGGCGCCCGCAAGACAATCCTCTCATTCTGCACATTGCTACGCTCGATATGTTGGATCCGTTGGTAAAGGACGTCTTACCGGCGCACTACAGCGCGTTGCAACGTCTCTGGCCCGGCCCGATTACGTTTATTTTTGAGAAATCGGAACGTGTTCCGGATCGCGTGACGGCCGGGGGCTCGACCGTTGCCATCCGCATGCCGACCAGTGAAGTCGCACGCGCGTTGATTGCGCAGGCGAACACGCCCATTGCAGCGCCTTCGGCGAATCGCAGCGGGCGCCCGAGTCCGACCACGGCCTCGGACGTGCTGGAGGATATGGACGGGCGTATTCCGCTGATTCTCAATGGTGGGGCGTGTGATATTGGCGTGGAATCCACGGTGGTGGATTTAACCGAGGATCCTGCGGTGATCTTGCGTCCGGGCTACTATCCTCCGAGCATGTTGGATACGTTTTTTCCCGGCATCTATTTGGATCCGGCACTTGTGGGGGATAACCGTATTTCCGCACCGGCAGAAAAGGCTCCCTCGTTGCAGACGCTTCCTCCGCCGAAGTCGCCGGGCATGAAGTATCGTCACTACGCGCCGCGTGCCCGTGTGACGGTTTATATGGGCAAGGAGGAAGCCGTGAAGTCGCGGATGATGGATGACTTTCATGTGCTTCATGCGCAAGGAGAGCGGGTCGGCTTTATGGTGTTTGAAGAAGCGGCGAAGGAACTCTCTTTGCTGCTTTCTCCCGAAGACGCTGTGGTGCGCTCTTTAGGAACAGAGGGTATGATGGACACGATGGGACAGCGCATTTTCCGCCTGATGCGTGAGCTGGATCGCCATCATTGCGATGCAATTTTCATCCATGGCGTGGAATCTGTGGGCTATGGGATCGCCATCATGAATCGGTTGCGCAAAGCTGCCGGCGGCAATATTATTCACGTGTCGTAA